The Patescibacteria group bacterium DNA window TTCAGCAAATTTGCCTGTGGCGTATGAACTTGCGCCGAGTGAAAGCTATGTTACTAACAACGGCAGTTACATTAAAATTTTTACCTACAATTTTCCACATAATTCAGAAAAAGATTTAAGTTTCAGCGAGGTAAAAGACTTTTTGGTGTCAGATCACGGCCTCAATTCTTTGGCGGTAACTAATGCAGTTGCGTTGCATTCAAGTATTTTTGATTATTCGGACCCACGCAACGCAGGAGTCGATGCGTATTCTATTGTCGGGTGTAAAAGTGGAACTCTTTCTACAATAAAAGAGTTCAGAAAAAATGATGGGCAAACTGTTTTGTATCAAACTGATGATACGACAGGGGACGGGACGGTGCCAATGACCAGTGCCGAAAGCTTGCCAGTTTATGACGATCATCTTTTTTATGCGCCCAAGGTTGAACATGGGAAAATGCTGAGCGCTGATGGTGTTCGGCAGAAAATTGTAAATATTATAACCGGCGGCGCACTCCCTGTTGGTGGCAAAGTGATTTCGAAGCCAGAGCTTGAAGATGATCCAACACAATGCGAACTTCACGGACATTGGTTTGGAATTTTTAGCCCGGTTTCGATTGCAATTACTGACGAAGTGGGTAATCACGCAGGGCTTGCCTCTGACGGCAGTATCCAAAATGATATTCCAGGAGCTGATTATCAGATAATGGGCGAGCATAAATTTATTTTTCTTCCCGATGATGCGGGGCAAACCTACACAATTGGTCTTACGGGCACTGGAGATGGAACATTCACGTTCAAAGACCAAAAGATAGATGGTGGCCAGCCCGGAGAGACGCAAGCGTTTGTAAATATTCCCGTAACACAAGGCGCGAGTGGGGGTATTGCGGTGGGAGAAGCCGTAGGGGAAACTGTTTTGTCTTTCGACACCAACCACGATGGAAATCCAGAAATTATTCCCACGTCAGCTATTTTAAATTCTGAACAATCACAAGATGTCACGTTACCAATTTCCACTTCTACAATTTCGGGTGTTGTGGGAAGCGCTGGTTTTTATCGAAGTGATGTTACGGTCAGGCTTTCAGCGAGCGATCCGGTTGTTTCAGGTCAGGAAAGTAACACCTCTGGCGTTTTGGAGACTAAATACAATCTCGATGGTGCTGGGTTTCAAATGTACAGTGCGTCCATGTCAATTTTAATTTCCACTGAAGGTTTGCATACACTCAAATTTTTCTCTACTGATAAAGCGGGCAATAATGAGCAGGAGCAAATTGTTACTTTTAAAATAGATAAAACTGCGCCAACAATTAAAATTATTTCGCCGGTGCAGAAGGACTATCTTCGTTCGGACTCAATTGTTGTAAACGCCACTTCGAGTGATAATTTTTCCGGAGTTTCTATGTTTGGTTTAGCTTTTGACACCAGAAAAGTTAAAAATACTGATGCTGTTGATTTGTTTTATGAAAAACTCGGTGATCACTCGTTCTTTGCAAGCTCAACCGATTTCGCCGGCAACGCTATTGCATCGTCAACTCAATTTAGAATTATCGCCACACCCGCCAGTCTCATTTCCGATATCGAACGCGCCTACACACTTGGTTGGATTACTAACAAATCAACTAGAGACAGTTTGATACTTCAAGTTAAAGCTTCAACCATTATCGTAAAAAAGTTAGGGAACAACGTACCCGCGCTCGATAAAATTCTCGGTAAACTTTTCCTCAAAGAATTGGCCGCGTTGCATCCAAAATATGTAAACGGTAAGGCATATACCCTTTTGACAGAGGATACTAATTGGTTGATCAACAATTAAAAGCTAAAGCTAAGCTAGAACTGTGAAGTTGACAGTTTTTGAGAAGCTGGTACGATTGATTTAGGTTGAAAATCACAATATCCATATCTAGTTCCTCTGAAGGAATGCGGATTTGCGCGGAACAAACGCGGAAAGACGCTGAATCAGGGGGTTGGGGCTAGGTTGCTGGGCGGAAGCTTGGCGGATGGCCTGTGCGCAAGTGCAGGTCCGGTGTCCTCCGTAACCAAGGGAAAATTGATGTCGTTCCGAGCGCAAGCGAGGGAGTCTGAGTCAATAAGGTTTTGGTCATGCTCCATGTTCTATGGTTCATGTTCCATGACAAAGCAGGGTGGCACCACGGGTAATTTATCCTGAGAGAAATCGAAGGAAGTAAATCTCGTCCTTAGCATCGCAACATTGTTGCGGTATTGAGGACGGGATTTTTGTTTTCTCAACAACAACGAAAGGCAGTTCTCTATGAATGAAAAAAATGAGCCCTTCCGCAAGTTCTGTGTATCCTGTCAGATGGAAACAGAATTTGTAAGGGTTGGTCAGACTGATCCATCGGGCGGCACTTGGTTGACTAGGCCAACTTCGGAACCACTGTTGCAATGTCTTAGGTGCAAAACAGTGACCTCCAAAAGTTCTGCCAGAAAAAGATCACGATCGACGGGTTGGTAGATGGTAAACAAAAATCGTTCTCAAAAAGTTCTTTAATATGAGCGCACTCACATTACACGAGATACCACATTCTGGTTTCTCAATCCACGCAGTTCTTTGTTCTTGCGACAGCGAGCCCAGGACATTTGAGTTTGAAATACTCGACACGGGACACGTGAGGTGTCCGAAATGTTATCATATCCTTGTGTTTTGCAAGCATTGCAGCACTTTCACTGCTGACCAACGAGGAGAAGAAAATTTTTCCATTGAGTTTGGTAGCGGTCACACTTGGGTATGTTTCGGCTGCGGTAAACCGAAGTATGCGTGACAGATATGTACAAAGTCTTTCCCCAATTTTGCACCTCGCTGCAAAATTGGGGAGGGCTTATTTTTAAATTAAACCACTATAGGTTAATTAACAAAATGAAAAAAACAAAAGAAAAATTTGACGGACATTTTGGAAAATTTGGTGGACGCTACGTTCCCGAAATGCTTATTCCCGCACTCGAAGAGCTTGAGGCTGAGTATGAAAAAGCCAAAAAAGATCCAGAATTTAAAAAAGAATTTGAGTATCACCTTGAAACGTTTTCTGGTAGACCAACGCCATTAACTTTCGCTAAAAATTTAACCGAAAAACTTGGTGGCGCGAAAATTTATTTTAAAAATGAAGGTCTTAATATTACCGGGGCGCACAAAATTACTCACTGCATCGGCCAAGCGCTTCTCGCTAAACGCATGGGTAAAACTACTCTGATTGCAGAAACTGGAGCGGGACAGCATGGTGTTGCTACGGCAACTGTAGCGGCTAAATTTGGATTTTCATGCAAAGTTTTTATGGGCGCAACGGATATGGCTCGCCAACGACCGAATGTTTTTTTGATGGAGCAACTAGGCGCCACTGTTATTCCTGTTGAGTTTGGTTCGAAGACCTTGAAAGATGCGGTGAACGCTGCGCTTAAGGACTGGATTGAGAATGTTACAACCAGTCACTATCTTTTAGGTTCAGTGGTGGGACCACACCCATATCCTTCGATGACCAGAGATTTTCAAGCGGTGGTTGGGAGGGAAGTTCGAAAACAGATTGTAGAAGCTGAAGGAAAATTACCTGATTATATTATTGCGTGTGTTGGTGGTGGAAGTAACGCAATGGGAATTTTTAATGAATTTCTAGCTGACGCGTCGGTTACACTTTTTGGTGTTGAAGCTGGCGGACGAGGAAGAAAAGTTGGCGAACACGCCTCTCGTTTTAATGGCGGGTCGGTCGGAGTTGTCGAGGGTTTCAAGTCATTTTTCTTACAGGATGACGACGGACAAATTCAAAAAACTCATAGTATTTCGGCCGGACTTGATTATGCAGGAATCGGGCCCCAATTGGCATATCTAAAAGAGGAACGCAGGGTTGAATTTCATTCTGCGACTGACATTGAAGTGCTCGGAGCTTTCAAGCACTTGGCGCGAACAGAGGGAATTATTGCGGCGCTTGAGTCGCTTCATGCTGTAGCCTACGCTATAAAACTTGCCCCAAAACTTTCTAAGGAAAAAATTATTGTAGTGAATGTTTCAGGTCGAGGTGATAAGGATCTTTTTATTCTGACGGAAGCTCTCAATGACCAGGGGTTCAAAGATTTTTTACGAACAAAAGTACAATAAATATATGAATCCTATTGATAAAAAGTTAGAGGAAATAAAAAAAAGAGGAACTGTTGGTCTTATGACCCACGTAGTGGTCGGGTACCCCAATCTTAAAATGACAGTTGAGATCGTAAAAACTATGGCAAAAGCCGGAGCTGATTTTGTTGAACTTCAAATACCATTTTCTGATCCGTTGGCGGATGGGCCAACAATCATGAAGGCGTGTGAGAAATCTCTGGAACAAGGTACCAAAGTTTCTGATGCTTTCATCGTTGCTAAAAAATTATCGCGCGAAGTTAGTGTCCCGCTTTTGTTTATGGCGTATTTTAATACGGTTTTTGTTTATGGTGTGGAAAAATTCTGCACAGAAGCAAAAGTCGCAGGAATTTCAGGTCTCATTGTGCCCGATATGCCCCTTGAGGAAGAAAGTCGTGAACATTTGGAGGGGTATGCTAAAAA harbors:
- the trpA gene encoding tryptophan synthase subunit alpha — translated: MNPIDKKLEEIKKRGTVGLMTHVVVGYPNLKMTVEIVKTMAKAGADFVELQIPFSDPLADGPTIMKACEKSLEQGTKVSDAFIVAKKLSREVSVPLLFMAYFNTVFVYGVEKFCTEAKVAGISGLIVPDMPLEEESREHLEGYAKKNGLYLLSVVAPVSTKDRLQKNALVARGFVYCSARQGITGAKKSLDPNLTKYLKTVRRFFKIPVAVGFGISRREQVDVIAAYADVVVVGSAIIDLIHKSDSKKVLTNVEHFVRELCVKK
- the trpB gene encoding tryptophan synthase subunit beta, whose product is MKKTKEKFDGHFGKFGGRYVPEMLIPALEELEAEYEKAKKDPEFKKEFEYHLETFSGRPTPLTFAKNLTEKLGGAKIYFKNEGLNITGAHKITHCIGQALLAKRMGKTTLIAETGAGQHGVATATVAAKFGFSCKVFMGATDMARQRPNVFLMEQLGATVIPVEFGSKTLKDAVNAALKDWIENVTTSHYLLGSVVGPHPYPSMTRDFQAVVGREVRKQIVEAEGKLPDYIIACVGGGSNAMGIFNEFLADASVTLFGVEAGGRGRKVGEHASRFNGGSVGVVEGFKSFFLQDDDGQIQKTHSISAGLDYAGIGPQLAYLKEERRVEFHSATDIEVLGAFKHLARTEGIIAALESLHAVAYAIKLAPKLSKEKIIVVNVSGRGDKDLFILTEALNDQGFKDFLRTKVQ